The following are encoded together in the Bradyrhizobium algeriense genome:
- a CDS encoding OFA family MFS transporter encodes MTTISSAGSIPGAGTGFLDKERTIATAGFNRWLVPPAALCIHLCIGMAYGFSVFWLPLSRAIGVTAPKACPDMTLVQELFTTTCDWKVASMGWMYTLFFVLLGVSAAIWGGWLERVGPRKAGFVSALCWCGGLVLGAIGIITHQLWLLWLGSGVIGGIGLGLGYISPVSTLVKWFPDRRGMATGMAIMGFGGGAMIGAPLANLLMNYFKSPTSVGAWETFIAMGAIYFVFMMIGAFRYRIPPAGWRPEGWTPPTKANAMISQNHVHLKDAHKTPQFWLIWWVLCLNVSAGIGVIGMASPMLQEIFAGKLIGLPDVGFNQLDAAQKATIAGIAAGFAGLLSLFNIGGRFFWASLSDKMGRKNTYYTFFILGIVLYALAPTFAAMGSKLLFVLGFGIILSMYGGGFATVPAYLADMFGTQFVGAIHGRLLTAWSTAGIIGPVVVNYIREFQLAAGVPRDQLYNTTMYILCAMLIAGLICNYLIKPVDKKWHMSDAEVAKLQAATASAGQSGPSGSYGIGFGGLDAKTALFWAFVGIPLAWGVWKTLESAVKIF; translated from the coding sequence ATGACAACAATCAGCAGCGCCGGGAGTATACCCGGTGCCGGAACGGGATTCCTTGACAAAGAGCGGACGATTGCGACAGCCGGCTTCAATCGCTGGCTGGTGCCGCCGGCGGCGCTTTGCATTCATCTGTGCATCGGCATGGCCTATGGCTTCAGCGTGTTCTGGCTGCCGCTGTCGCGCGCGATCGGCGTGACCGCGCCGAAGGCATGCCCCGACATGACGCTGGTGCAGGAACTCTTCACCACCACCTGTGACTGGAAGGTCGCCAGCATGGGCTGGATGTACACGCTGTTTTTCGTGCTGCTCGGCGTTTCCGCCGCGATCTGGGGCGGCTGGCTGGAGCGCGTCGGACCGCGCAAGGCAGGCTTCGTGTCGGCGCTGTGCTGGTGCGGCGGTCTCGTGCTCGGCGCGATCGGCATCATCACCCATCAACTGTGGCTGCTGTGGCTCGGCTCCGGCGTCATCGGCGGCATCGGGCTCGGCCTCGGTTACATCTCGCCGGTGTCGACGCTGGTGAAATGGTTTCCGGACCGGCGCGGCATGGCGACCGGCATGGCCATCATGGGCTTTGGCGGCGGCGCCATGATCGGTGCGCCGCTGGCGAACCTGCTGATGAACTATTTCAAGTCGCCGACCTCGGTCGGCGCCTGGGAAACCTTCATCGCGATGGGCGCCATCTATTTCGTGTTCATGATGATCGGCGCCTTCCGCTACCGGATTCCGCCGGCGGGCTGGCGGCCCGAGGGCTGGACTCCGCCGACCAAAGCCAATGCGATGATCTCGCAGAATCATGTTCATCTGAAGGACGCGCATAAGACGCCGCAGTTCTGGCTGATCTGGTGGGTGCTCTGCCTGAACGTGTCGGCCGGTATCGGCGTGATCGGCATGGCTTCGCCGATGTTGCAGGAAATCTTCGCCGGCAAGCTGATCGGATTGCCCGACGTTGGCTTCAACCAGCTCGACGCGGCGCAGAAGGCGACGATTGCCGGCATCGCGGCCGGTTTCGCCGGCCTGCTCTCGCTGTTCAACATCGGCGGCCGCTTCTTTTGGGCGTCGCTGTCGGACAAGATGGGCCGCAAGAACACTTATTACACGTTCTTCATCCTGGGCATCGTGCTCTACGCGCTGGCGCCGACCTTCGCCGCAATGGGCTCGAAGCTTCTGTTCGTGCTCGGCTTCGGCATCATCCTGTCGATGTATGGCGGCGGCTTCGCCACGGTGCCGGCCTATCTCGCTGACATGTTCGGCACCCAGTTCGTCGGCGCCATCCACGGCCGGCTGCTGACGGCGTGGTCGACCGCCGGCATCATCGGTCCCGTGGTTGTGAACTACATCCGCGAGTTCCAGCTTGCCGCCGGCGTGCCGCGTGACCAGCTCTACAACACGACGATGTACATCCTGTGTGCCATGCTGATCGCGGGCCTGATCTGCAACTACCTGATCAAGCCGGTCGATAAAAAATGGCACATGAGCGATGCCGAGGTCGCCAAATTGCAGGCGGCGACGGCCAGCGCAGGCCAGTCGGGACCGTCGGGCTCCTACGGCATCGGGTTCGGCGGGCTCGACGCCAAGACCGCGCTGTTCTGGGCGTTTGTCGGCATCCCGCTCGCCTGGGGCGTGTGGAAGACGCTGGAAAGCGCCGTCAAGATATTCTGA
- a CDS encoding sigma-54 dependent transcriptional regulator, translating into MVNEQAGKLGRSAGGPEFSALAQASILIVDDEPGMRNFLVRTLGPRCKHVAEAADTDEASRMLDKSRFDVVILDNIMPGKNGVDWLAEQRAVGFFADAILITAYADLDTAIQALRAGAVDFVLKPFRSNQILNAVARCLDRVRLQRENYVLRYALRASSDRTFLRDNLIGASPATRSVRETIARVARLPTSILLTGESGTGKEVAARSIHSLSDRADKPFVPVNCAAIPPDMIEAELFGHIKGAFTGADSGREGLFLYAHGGTLFLDEIGELPLPMQSKLLRVLEDRRVRPVGSEREVPVDLRFIFATNADLPKEVEKGRFRADLYYRLNVMQIHLPLLKDRGDDVQELATIFMSKLSTQLGMPPVTIDSAVRAALASYDWPGNVRELRNLIERTLILGAFPDDFAGPRNDGQVATADSLADMERRHILSVLKETGGNREEAARRLGVSRKTIDRKLALWNG; encoded by the coding sequence ATGGTCAATGAGCAGGCGGGGAAACTCGGCAGATCGGCCGGTGGGCCTGAGTTCAGCGCGCTGGCGCAGGCCTCGATCCTGATCGTCGATGATGAGCCCGGGATGCGCAATTTTCTCGTGCGCACGCTGGGGCCGCGCTGCAAGCATGTGGCGGAGGCGGCCGACACGGACGAAGCCTCGCGCATGCTCGACAAGAGCCGGTTCGACGTCGTCATCCTCGACAACATCATGCCGGGCAAGAATGGCGTCGACTGGCTCGCCGAGCAGCGGGCCGTCGGCTTCTTTGCCGATGCGATCCTGATCACGGCCTATGCCGATCTCGACACCGCGATTCAGGCGCTGCGCGCCGGCGCGGTCGATTTCGTGCTGAAACCGTTCCGCTCGAACCAGATCCTGAACGCGGTGGCGCGTTGTCTCGACCGGGTCCGGCTGCAGCGTGAGAATTATGTGCTGCGCTATGCGCTGCGCGCTTCCTCCGATCGCACCTTCCTGCGCGACAATCTGATCGGGGCGTCGCCGGCGACCCGCAGCGTGCGGGAAACCATTGCCCGCGTCGCCCGCCTGCCGACGTCGATCCTGCTGACCGGCGAATCCGGCACCGGCAAGGAAGTCGCGGCGCGCTCGATTCATTCGCTGTCCGACCGCGCCGACAAGCCTTTCGTGCCGGTCAACTGCGCAGCCATTCCGCCCGACATGATCGAGGCCGAACTGTTCGGCCACATCAAGGGAGCCTTCACCGGCGCAGACAGCGGGCGCGAGGGCCTGTTCCTTTATGCGCATGGCGGCACATTATTTCTGGATGAAATCGGCGAACTGCCGCTGCCGATGCAGAGCAAGCTGCTCCGCGTTCTGGAGGACCGCCGCGTCCGTCCCGTCGGCTCCGAGCGTGAAGTGCCGGTCGATCTCCGCTTCATCTTTGCGACCAATGCCGACCTGCCGAAGGAAGTGGAAAAGGGGCGCTTTCGAGCCGACCTCTACTACCGCCTGAACGTCATGCAGATTCACCTGCCGCTGTTGAAGGACCGCGGCGACGACGTGCAGGAGCTCGCCACCATCTTCATGAGCAAGCTCTCGACACAGCTCGGCATGCCGCCGGTTACGATCGACAGCGCGGTTCGTGCCGCATTGGCGAGTTACGACTGGCCGGGCAATGTGCGGGAGCTGCGCAATCTGATCGAACGCACGCTGATCCTCGGCGCGTTCCCGGACGATTTCGCCGGACCGCGGAACGACGGGCAGGTCGCCACCGCCGACAGTCTGGCGGACATGGAGCGTCGCCACATTCTTTCAGTGCTGAAGGAGACCGGCGGCAACCGTGAGGAAGCGGCGCGGCGGCTCGGGGTCTCGCGCAAGACCATCGATCGCAAGCTTGCGTTATGGAATGGCTGA
- a CDS encoding sulfurtransferase TusA family protein: MTTTKLDLAGLKCPLPALKTRKALKTLPPGDRLEVLCTDPLSVIDIPNLIRETGDKVEITERSQGRIVFLIEKAMGSAEKTNA; this comes from the coding sequence ATGACGACGACAAAACTCGATCTTGCCGGGCTGAAATGTCCCTTGCCGGCATTGAAGACGCGCAAGGCGCTGAAGACGTTGCCGCCCGGCGACAGGCTGGAAGTGCTCTGTACCGATCCGCTGTCGGTGATCGATATCCCGAACCTCATTCGCGAGACCGGCGACAAGGTCGAGATTACCGAGCGCAGCCAGGGCCGGATTGTTTTTTTGATAGAAAAAGCAATGGGTTCCGCGGAAAAGACAAATGCTTGA
- the glp gene encoding gephyrin-like molybdotransferase Glp, producing the protein MAQLSDDCFAFGGPMMSVDEAVGLIATRVTPVVDVETVTLARADGRILEHDILAPLPLPPFTNSAVDGYAVSSRDLPQKEEQAFPVIGRVQAGSAASAPLKPGQATRIFTGAPMPEGADTVFMQEDVRVDGDKVVVPAGLKPGANVRPAGEDIPSGFAALKAGQRLRPQDVALAAAFGLTGLDVVRRIRVAVFSTGNELASPGEARAAAQLFDSNRFMLVTMLSRLGCEVSDLGILRDDRAALARALQEVAGSHDLILTTGGVSTGEEDHVKASVESVGRLVLWRMAIKPGRPVAMGIIGGTPFIGLPGNPVASFVTFVHVVRPTILALSGARPEPLLPMPVRAAFSYKKKIARREYVRVTLRKAADGALEAVKFPREGAGLLSSLADTDGLVELGEELTQVTPGQTIGFLSYASLIN; encoded by the coding sequence ATGGCGCAATTGTCCGACGATTGCTTTGCCTTCGGCGGTCCGATGATGTCGGTCGATGAGGCGGTCGGTCTCATTGCGACGCGCGTGACGCCGGTCGTTGATGTCGAGACGGTTACGCTCGCGCGCGCCGATGGCCGCATTCTCGAGCACGATATTTTGGCGCCGCTGCCGCTGCCGCCCTTCACCAATTCCGCCGTCGACGGCTATGCGGTCTCCAGCCGCGACCTGCCGCAAAAGGAAGAACAGGCGTTTCCGGTGATCGGCCGCGTTCAGGCGGGCAGCGCCGCATCTGCGCCGCTCAAGCCGGGGCAGGCGACGCGCATCTTCACCGGCGCGCCGATGCCGGAAGGCGCCGATACCGTGTTCATGCAGGAAGACGTCCGCGTCGACGGCGACAAGGTCGTGGTTCCCGCGGGCCTCAAGCCCGGCGCCAATGTGCGGCCGGCGGGCGAAGATATCCCCTCAGGTTTTGCGGCACTGAAGGCCGGTCAGCGGCTGCGGCCGCAGGATGTCGCGCTCGCGGCAGCTTTCGGCCTGACAGGGCTCGATGTCGTCAGGCGTATTCGCGTCGCGGTGTTCTCCACCGGCAACGAACTGGCGTCGCCGGGCGAAGCACGCGCCGCGGCGCAATTGTTCGATTCCAACCGCTTCATGCTGGTGACGATGTTGTCGCGGCTCGGCTGCGAGGTCAGCGATCTCGGCATCCTCAGGGATGATCGCGCCGCGCTCGCGCGCGCCCTGCAGGAGGTGGCCGGCAGCCACGATCTGATCCTCACTACCGGCGGCGTTTCGACCGGGGAAGAGGATCACGTCAAGGCGAGCGTCGAAAGCGTAGGCCGCCTGGTGCTGTGGCGGATGGCGATCAAGCCGGGACGTCCCGTCGCGATGGGAATCATCGGCGGGACGCCCTTCATTGGCTTGCCCGGCAATCCCGTGGCGAGTTTTGTCACCTTCGTCCACGTGGTGAGGCCGACCATTCTCGCGCTGTCGGGTGCGCGGCCGGAGCCGCTGCTGCCGATGCCGGTTCGCGCCGCATTCAGCTACAAGAAGAAGATTGCCCGCCGCGAATATGTCCGCGTCACCCTGCGCAAGGCCGCCGATGGTGCGCTCGAAGCGGTGAAGTTTCCGCGCGAAGGCGCGGGCCTCTTGTCTTCGCTGGCGGATACTGACGGCCTGGTCGAACTAGGCGAAGAACTCACGCAGGTGACGCCTGGCCAGACGATCGGGTTCCTGTCCTATGCAAGCCTGATCAACTGA
- the mobB gene encoding molybdopterin-guanine dinucleotide biosynthesis protein B, whose amino-acid sequence MKVIGLAGWSGAGKTTLLTRVIPQLHKQGLRVSVIKHAHHAFDVDVPGKDSWKHRQAGAAEVLVSSSQRWALMHELRGAAEPRLPELLAKMSPVDLVVVEGFKREPHRKIEVYRAANEKPLLFPDDPGIVGVATDTPVETTLPTAHLDDIEAVAAMMLKSAISLEDVLAKCETEG is encoded by the coding sequence ATGAAAGTAATAGGCCTCGCGGGATGGAGCGGCGCCGGCAAGACCACCTTGCTGACGCGGGTGATCCCGCAATTGCACAAACAGGGCCTGCGCGTTTCCGTCATCAAGCACGCCCATCACGCCTTCGATGTCGACGTGCCCGGCAAGGATTCCTGGAAGCATCGGCAAGCCGGTGCGGCCGAAGTGCTGGTGTCGTCCAGCCAGCGCTGGGCCCTGATGCACGAGCTGCGTGGTGCCGCCGAGCCGCGGCTGCCGGAACTGCTGGCGAAGATGTCGCCGGTCGATCTCGTCGTCGTCGAGGGTTTCAAGCGCGAGCCGCACCGCAAGATCGAGGTCTATCGCGCCGCGAATGAAAAACCGCTGCTGTTCCCCGACGATCCCGGCATCGTCGGGGTAGCGACCGACACCCCGGTTGAAACCACGCTGCCGACCGCCCATCTCGATGATATCGAAGCGGTGGCGGCGATGATGCTGAAATCGGCGATATCGCTCGAGGACGTGCTGGCGAAATGCGAAACTGAGGGCTGA